One Salmo trutta chromosome 24, fSalTru1.1, whole genome shotgun sequence genomic region harbors:
- the LOC115161064 gene encoding high-affinity choline transporter 1 isoform X1 has translation MAVHAEGIVAIVIFYLLILGVGIWAAWKNKNSGVSEGQDRSETIMVGGRDIGLFVGGFTMTATWVGGGYINGTAEYVYLPDFGLAWAQAPFGYALSLVVGGLFFAKPMRSRGYVTMLDPFQQIYGKRMGGLLFIPALMGEIFWSAAILSALGATLSVIVDIDINMSVVISALIAIFYTLVGGLYSVAYTDVVQLFCIFLGLWVSVPFALSNPAVSSISVTAKEAVYQTPWLGKIDSADTWMWIDNFCLLMLGGIPWQVYFQRVLSASSATYAQVLSFIAAAGCLVMAVPSVLIGAIGASTDWNQTTYGAIPPKEKDQSDMILPIVLQHLCPPWISFFGLGAVSAAVMSSADSSILSASSMFARNIYQLAFRQSATDREIVWVMRITIFVFGALATAMALLTGTVYGLWYLSSDLVYVIIFPQLLSVLFIKGTNTYGSVAGYVFGLLLRIGGGEPYLKLPPFIYYPGWVQQEKIHHLTGDVEYFIQQRFPFKTVSMLASFLGNVAFSYLLKYLFESGTLSHKYDFMDAVVSKHSKEIMDKTTLVSSDNIILSEMAPVKTRLSNSLAGTFTNTEALSDDEESSPESLNNDHE, from the exons ATGGCCGTCCACGCCGAGGGGATCGTGGCTATAGTGATCTTCTACTTGCTGATTCTGGGCGTGGGGATATGGGCAGCGTGGAAGAACAAGAACTCAGGGGTGTCGGAGGGCCAGGACCGTAGTGAAACCATCATGGTGGGCGGGAGGGACATTGGGTTGTTTGTCGGTGGATTCACTATGACCG CTACATGGGTGGGCGGCGGCTACATCAACGGGACGGCGGAGTATGTCTACCTGCCTGACTTCGGCCTGGCCTGGGCACAGGCTCCCTTCGGATACGCTCTCAGTCTGGTAGTAG GTGGCCTGTTCTTCGCCAAGCCCATGCGCTCCCGGGGATACGTCACCATGCTGGACCCGTTCCAGCAGATATACGGGAAGCGTATGGGGGGGCTGCTCTTTATTCCGGCGCTTATGGGGGAGATTTTCTGGTCCGCTGCCATCTTGTCAGCGCTGG GGGCTACTCTGAGTGTGATCGTGGACATTGACATCAACATGTCAGTGGTGATCTCAGCCCTAATAGCCATCTTCTACACCCTGGTGGGAGGGCTGTACTCTGTAGCCTACACTGACGTGGTCCAACTCTTCTGTATCTTCCTGGGACTG tggGTCAGTGTGCCGTTTGCCCTGTCCAACCCAGCCGTGTCAAGCATCAGTGTGACAGCTAAAGAGGCTGTGTACCAGACACCCTGGCTGGGTAAGATAGACTCAGCAGACACCTGGATGTGGATCGACAACTTCTGTCTTCTG ATGTTGGGGGGGATTCCGTGGCAGGTGTATTTTCAACGGgttctctctgcctcttcagctACCTACGCCCAGGTACTGTCGTTTATCGCTGCCGCAGGCTGCCTGGTCATGGCTGTCCCCTCCGTCCTCATAGGAGCTATAGGAGcctccacag ACTGGAACCAGACTACATATGGGGCAATTCCTCCCAAAGAGAAGGACCAATCAGATATGATCCTGCCCATCGTGCTGCAGCACTTGTGCCCACCCTGGATCTCCTTCTTTGGTCTGGGAGCGGTgtctgctgctgtgatgtcatcagCTGACTCCTCCATTCTATCGGCCAGTTCCATGTTCGCCAGAAACATCTACCAGCTGGCCTTCAGACAGTCT GCGACAGACCGTGAGATCGTGTGGGTGATGCGTATCACCATCTTTGTGTTCGGAGCTCTTGCCACCGCCATGGCGTTGCTGACGGGGACCGTGTACGGCCTGTGGTACCTGAGCTCCGACCTGGTCTATGTTATCATCTTCCCCCAGCTGCTCAGCGTGCTCTTCATCAAGGGAACCAACACGTACGGCTCGGTGGCCGGCTATGTCTTCGGTCTGCTGCTGCGTATCGGGGGAGGGGAACCCTACCTCAAACTACCCCCCTTTATCTACTACCCCGGCTGGGTGCAGCAGGAGAAGATCCACCACCTGACTGGAGACGTAGAGTACTTCATCCAGCAACGCTTCCCCTTTAAAACGGTCTCCATGCTGGCCTCGTTCCTGGGTAACGTGGCCTTCTCCTACCTGCTCAAGTACCTGTTTGAGTCTGGGACTCTGTCTCATAAGTATGACTTCATGGATGCTGTGGTGTCCAAACACAGTAAGGAGATCATGGACAAGACCACGCTGGTCAGTAGTGACAACATCATCCTGTCGGAGATGGCGCCGGTCAAAACGCGCCTCAGCAACTCACTGGCCGGGACGTTTACGAACACAGAGGCTCTCAGTGACGATGAGGAGTCCAGCCCCGAGTCCTTAAACAACGACCATGAGTAG
- the LOC115161064 gene encoding high affinity choline transporter 1 isoform X2, translating to MRSRGYVTMLDPFQQIYGKRMGGLLFIPALMGEIFWSAAILSALGATLSVIVDIDINMSVVISALIAIFYTLVGGLYSVAYTDVVQLFCIFLGLWVSVPFALSNPAVSSISVTAKEAVYQTPWLGKIDSADTWMWIDNFCLLMLGGIPWQVYFQRVLSASSATYAQVLSFIAAAGCLVMAVPSVLIGAIGASTDWNQTTYGAIPPKEKDQSDMILPIVLQHLCPPWISFFGLGAVSAAVMSSADSSILSASSMFARNIYQLAFRQSATDREIVWVMRITIFVFGALATAMALLTGTVYGLWYLSSDLVYVIIFPQLLSVLFIKGTNTYGSVAGYVFGLLLRIGGGEPYLKLPPFIYYPGWVQQEKIHHLTGDVEYFIQQRFPFKTVSMLASFLGNVAFSYLLKYLFESGTLSHKYDFMDAVVSKHSKEIMDKTTLVSSDNIILSEMAPVKTRLSNSLAGTFTNTEALSDDEESSPESLNNDHE from the exons ATGCGCTCCCGGGGATACGTCACCATGCTGGACCCGTTCCAGCAGATATACGGGAAGCGTATGGGGGGGCTGCTCTTTATTCCGGCGCTTATGGGGGAGATTTTCTGGTCCGCTGCCATCTTGTCAGCGCTGG GGGCTACTCTGAGTGTGATCGTGGACATTGACATCAACATGTCAGTGGTGATCTCAGCCCTAATAGCCATCTTCTACACCCTGGTGGGAGGGCTGTACTCTGTAGCCTACACTGACGTGGTCCAACTCTTCTGTATCTTCCTGGGACTG tggGTCAGTGTGCCGTTTGCCCTGTCCAACCCAGCCGTGTCAAGCATCAGTGTGACAGCTAAAGAGGCTGTGTACCAGACACCCTGGCTGGGTAAGATAGACTCAGCAGACACCTGGATGTGGATCGACAACTTCTGTCTTCTG ATGTTGGGGGGGATTCCGTGGCAGGTGTATTTTCAACGGgttctctctgcctcttcagctACCTACGCCCAGGTACTGTCGTTTATCGCTGCCGCAGGCTGCCTGGTCATGGCTGTCCCCTCCGTCCTCATAGGAGCTATAGGAGcctccacag ACTGGAACCAGACTACATATGGGGCAATTCCTCCCAAAGAGAAGGACCAATCAGATATGATCCTGCCCATCGTGCTGCAGCACTTGTGCCCACCCTGGATCTCCTTCTTTGGTCTGGGAGCGGTgtctgctgctgtgatgtcatcagCTGACTCCTCCATTCTATCGGCCAGTTCCATGTTCGCCAGAAACATCTACCAGCTGGCCTTCAGACAGTCT GCGACAGACCGTGAGATCGTGTGGGTGATGCGTATCACCATCTTTGTGTTCGGAGCTCTTGCCACCGCCATGGCGTTGCTGACGGGGACCGTGTACGGCCTGTGGTACCTGAGCTCCGACCTGGTCTATGTTATCATCTTCCCCCAGCTGCTCAGCGTGCTCTTCATCAAGGGAACCAACACGTACGGCTCGGTGGCCGGCTATGTCTTCGGTCTGCTGCTGCGTATCGGGGGAGGGGAACCCTACCTCAAACTACCCCCCTTTATCTACTACCCCGGCTGGGTGCAGCAGGAGAAGATCCACCACCTGACTGGAGACGTAGAGTACTTCATCCAGCAACGCTTCCCCTTTAAAACGGTCTCCATGCTGGCCTCGTTCCTGGGTAACGTGGCCTTCTCCTACCTGCTCAAGTACCTGTTTGAGTCTGGGACTCTGTCTCATAAGTATGACTTCATGGATGCTGTGGTGTCCAAACACAGTAAGGAGATCATGGACAAGACCACGCTGGTCAGTAGTGACAACATCATCCTGTCGGAGATGGCGCCGGTCAAAACGCGCCTCAGCAACTCACTGGCCGGGACGTTTACGAACACAGAGGCTCTCAGTGACGATGAGGAGTCCAGCCCCGAGTCCTTAAACAACGACCATGAGTAG
- the LOC115161065 gene encoding claudin-14, whose translation MANMVVQLLGFFLGLLGLVGSVVATVLPHWRRTSYVGSNIITATAYMKGLWMECVWHSTGIYQCEVHRSMLALPPDLQVARALMVLSCLTSTLAVLVSSTGMKCTRCARRSPTKHVLAISGGVCFLSAGMLCLITVCWTTNDVILDFYNPILPEGMKYEIGMAVYLGYVSACLSLMGGAVLCWNCEGRPGNALPLHLPRHHHPPPPPVFSTLNTPAPPYYPPAALNGNRTPSRTSVSSSGYRLNDYV comes from the exons ATGGCCAACATGGTGGTCCAGCTCTTGGGCTTCTTCCTGGGTCTGTTGGGGcttgtgggtagtgtagttgCTACAGTGCTCCCCCACTGGCGGCGGACGTCATATGTGGGCTCTAACATCATCACAGCCACTGCATACATGAAGGGGCTCtggatggagtgtgtgtggcACAGCACGGGCATCTACCAGTGTGAAGTACATCGCTCAATGCTGGCTCTGCCACCTGACCTGCAA GTAGCGCGGGCGTTGATGGTGCTATCCTGTCTGACCTCCACCCTGGCGGTCCTGGTGTCCTCTACAGGGATGAAGTGTACCCGCTGTGCCCGACGCTCCCCCACCAAGCATGTCCTGGCCATCAGCGGAGGGGTCTGCTTCCTGTCTGCAGGCATGCTCTGCCTTATCACTGTCTGCTGGACAACCAATGATGTCATCCTCGACTTCTACAACCCCATCCTACCTGAAG GTATGAAGTATGAGATTGGCATGGCAGTGTATTTGGGCTATGTCTCGGCCTGTCTAAGTCTGATGGGAGGGGCGGTGCTCTGTTGGAACTGTGAGGGGCGGCCCGGGAACGCCCTCCCCCTCCATCTACCTCGTCAtcaccaccctcctcctccccctgtcttCAGCACTTTAAACACCCCAGCACCCCCCTACTATCCCCCTGCCGCGCTGAATGGCAACCGCACTCCCTCACGCACCTCAGTGTCCAGCAGTGGCTACAGACTCAACGACTATGTCTGA